One Desulforhopalus sp. DNA segment encodes these proteins:
- a CDS encoding TetR/AcrR family transcriptional regulator, which produces MKRIHNKEDIIQIGLDIVLSRGFNATGVEAILKQANIPKGSFYNFFSSKEEFGLEIIDTYVAEVGELFQTIFTDESLPPLERIKKSFEARIANFESNDCTKGCLLGNLSLEMSDRYESVRERLVQGLQLWTKNLSGLLLQAQKEKAIPADMNVDMLAENLIASFQGALLCAKVKKSLEPLRNFIHLYFDIFLAQR; this is translated from the coding sequence ATGAAACGCATTCACAATAAAGAAGACATCATCCAGATTGGGCTCGACATCGTATTAAGCAGAGGTTTCAATGCTACCGGTGTAGAGGCGATCTTGAAGCAGGCAAACATCCCAAAGGGTTCATTTTACAACTTCTTTTCCAGCAAAGAAGAATTTGGGCTGGAAATAATCGACACATATGTTGCAGAAGTTGGTGAACTTTTCCAGACCATTTTCACGGATGAGTCTCTACCACCACTGGAGCGCATTAAAAAAAGCTTTGAGGCAAGAATTGCGAATTTTGAAAGCAATGACTGCACCAAAGGGTGTCTGCTCGGCAACCTGAGCCTGGAAATGTCCGACCGATACGAGAGTGTCCGGGAACGTCTTGTGCAAGGACTGCAACTTTGGACAAAGAATTTATCCGGTTTGCTTCTTCAGGCACAAAAGGAAAAAGCCATCCCTGCAGACATGAACGTGGACATGCTGGCGGAAAACCTGATCGCATCGTTCCAGGGAGCGCTGCTTTGCGCCAAGGTCAAAAAGTCTCTTGAACCATTGAGAAATTTTATTCACTTGTATTTCGATATATTCCTTGCGCAGAGGTAA
- a CDS encoding efflux RND transporter periplasmic adaptor subunit: MKKSNLKKFAGFSPRYRIALFIGTVVVGAVVAIAYGGVLGREGKLSVESASPRLVRSFTVMSIQGSAAEYTGVIHARTESHLGFRVPGKIIEKLVKDGDHVKRGQALMRLDPTDLKLAAAVAREAVEAARAQNNLALADGRRLRKLVAMEAASVQEYDRAKSSADATTAQLKAAVAHSAQLENQVDYAVLKAEADGVIMETPADVGQVVGAGTVVIRLAHDGAREAVVNLPEGEAKVAKKFRAVAKLYADQDQTFPAQLRELSAMADPLTRTYQARYTLSGAGENAPLGATVTVHLDGKETDGAVKLYEIPIGALYDGGTGTSVWVVKKNPDTSIVSRQSVEVAKLGSETALISKGLKPGERILALGAHLVTEGEQVKIIADPAQEQKL; this comes from the coding sequence ATGAAAAAAAGTAATTTAAAGAAGTTTGCCGGTTTTTCGCCCAGGTATCGCATAGCGCTCTTCATCGGGACAGTGGTCGTCGGAGCAGTGGTTGCCATTGCCTACGGTGGTGTTTTGGGAAGAGAGGGAAAACTGTCTGTCGAGTCGGCCTCTCCCCGCCTGGTCCGATCTTTTACGGTGATGTCCATACAAGGCAGTGCCGCTGAATATACAGGAGTAATTCACGCTCGTACGGAAAGCCATCTTGGGTTTCGCGTACCCGGCAAAATAATCGAGAAACTGGTGAAAGACGGAGACCACGTCAAACGCGGACAGGCACTGATGCGGCTTGATCCGACAGACCTGAAACTTGCCGCCGCTGTCGCCCGGGAGGCAGTGGAAGCGGCCCGAGCCCAGAATAATCTCGCCCTGGCGGATGGCAGGCGCCTGCGTAAACTGGTCGCCATGGAAGCTGCATCCGTACAGGAATATGACCGGGCAAAATCGTCGGCGGACGCCACCACCGCCCAACTGAAAGCCGCCGTTGCCCACTCGGCGCAACTGGAAAACCAGGTGGACTATGCCGTTCTCAAGGCTGAGGCCGACGGCGTCATTATGGAAACACCGGCAGACGTCGGCCAGGTTGTAGGTGCGGGTACCGTAGTGATTCGTCTCGCCCATGACGGTGCGCGCGAAGCGGTTGTCAACCTTCCCGAGGGGGAGGCAAAGGTTGCAAAAAAGTTCAGGGCCGTCGCCAAGCTTTATGCCGATCAGGATCAAACCTTCCCAGCGCAGTTGCGCGAATTATCGGCAATGGCCGACCCTCTTACCCGGACCTATCAGGCGCGTTACACACTGAGTGGCGCAGGGGAAAACGCTCCTCTTGGCGCAACCGTGACGGTTCATCTGGATGGCAAGGAGACCGATGGCGCGGTGAAGCTGTATGAAATTCCCATCGGTGCATTGTACGACGGTGGCACGGGCACCAGCGTGTGGGTGGTAAAAAAGAATCCTGATACCTCAATCGTATCGCGCCAATCAGTCGAAGTCGCCAAGCTCGGCAGCGAAACGGCCCTGATCAGCAAAGGCCTCAAGCCGGGGGAACGGATTCTTGCCTTGGGGGCTCACCTTGTCACGGAAGGGGAACAGGTCAAAATCATTGCCGATCCGGCGCAGGAGCAAAAATTATGA
- a CDS encoding efflux RND transporter permease subunit — MSRFNLSAFAVRERALTLFAIIAIMVAGGYAFLHLGRGEDPAFTVKILTVSAVWPGATAGEMQEQVGDRLEKRLQELEFYDRTETSAYPGMLTMKLYLKDSTPPKEVPDEFYQARKKLTDEKIHLPQGVIGPLVNDEFADVYFAMYALSAKGLPHRQLVLEAEALRQRLSRIDGVEKVSLLGEQDPKIYVEISYKRLATLGVKATDLFDALATQNDMTPSGFVDTAGPRVYLRLDGTIGGVEAVKAIPVASGGKLLKIGDVAEVTRGYEDPATKKIRHQGESSIILALVMKKGFNGLTLGKLLNAEEAAIHQELPLGLALSKVSDQSHVISEAIDEFMLKFAVALGVVIVVSLATLGFRVGIVVAAAVPLTLAAVFVIMLFTGRDFDRITLGALILSLGLLVDDAIIAIEMMVVKMEEGLDRIQAATYAWTSTASPMLFGTLVTIAGFLPVGFARSTAGEYAGDIFWVVAFSLITSWFVAVLFTPYLGVKLLPDIKPIAGGHDAIYATPNYQRFRGIVRKVVDYKWLAAGVTIALFILSVVGMGSVEKQFFPNSDRTELTIDVNLPPGSAFATTERSIKNIEKTIMAEPEAQAVTSYIGQGMPRFILSLNSELPNPAYAQIVVATESPAARDALKSKLREIIAQGAFPEARVRVKQFVFGPPVPFPVLFRVMGPDENELRRIARETRAIMAENPNMRDVHLDWGERTQSLRLVLDQDRLRLLGLTPQETGLQLQAILNGVPTTQMREGIRTVDVVVRAPGSERHSLEDIENITLTTRDGRSIPLSQIAHLESRMEDGLLKRYNRESYIAVQGDVVDGVQPPDVTAQILPKLTSLKAVLPPGYRIETGGSVEESKKADTALGLLFPPMALLMLIFIMLQVRSFATMFMVFATAPLGLVGAVPTLLIFHQAFGFNAILGLIGLAGIIMRNTLILVDQIRHDQAAGLSDYEAIVESTVRRARPVVLTAVAAMFAFIPLTFSSFWGQLAYVLIGGVGVGTILTLLFLPALYAIWFKVKQPLTVAEEGVWTCSAELQS, encoded by the coding sequence ATGAGCCGTTTCAATCTATCCGCTTTTGCGGTACGTGAACGCGCCCTCACCCTGTTTGCGATTATTGCGATTATGGTCGCCGGGGGATATGCCTTCCTGCATCTGGGAAGAGGCGAGGACCCTGCATTTACCGTAAAGATCTTGACCGTGTCGGCGGTATGGCCGGGTGCAACCGCGGGGGAAATGCAGGAACAGGTGGGCGACCGGCTGGAAAAACGTCTCCAGGAACTTGAATTTTACGACCGGACGGAAACCTCCGCATATCCTGGAATGCTGACCATGAAGCTCTACCTGAAAGACTCCACGCCGCCCAAAGAGGTGCCGGATGAATTCTACCAGGCGAGAAAAAAACTAACGGATGAAAAAATACATCTGCCGCAAGGGGTGATCGGTCCCCTTGTCAATGACGAGTTTGCCGATGTGTATTTTGCCATGTATGCCTTGTCGGCAAAAGGTCTCCCCCACCGTCAGCTGGTGCTGGAAGCGGAAGCGCTTCGTCAGCGGCTTTCCCGGATAGACGGCGTGGAGAAAGTCTCTCTTCTCGGTGAACAGGACCCGAAAATCTATGTCGAGATTTCCTACAAAAGGTTGGCAACTCTTGGCGTCAAGGCAACTGACCTGTTTGACGCTCTGGCAACCCAAAACGATATGACCCCTTCGGGGTTTGTGGACACAGCCGGACCGCGTGTCTATCTGCGGCTTGATGGAACCATTGGCGGCGTTGAAGCAGTCAAGGCAATTCCCGTGGCAAGCGGCGGGAAATTACTTAAAATCGGCGATGTGGCCGAGGTCACCCGCGGTTACGAAGATCCGGCTACCAAAAAGATACGTCACCAGGGAGAGTCTTCGATCATCCTCGCCCTTGTCATGAAAAAAGGCTTCAACGGCCTGACCCTGGGCAAGTTGCTAAATGCCGAAGAAGCGGCGATTCATCAGGAACTTCCTCTTGGCCTTGCGTTGTCCAAGGTATCGGATCAGTCCCACGTCATTTCCGAGGCAATTGATGAGTTCATGCTCAAATTTGCGGTTGCGCTTGGTGTTGTCATCGTGGTGAGTCTTGCGACGCTGGGATTCCGTGTCGGGATCGTCGTGGCCGCGGCCGTGCCGCTTACCCTTGCCGCCGTGTTCGTGATCATGCTGTTTACCGGAAGGGATTTCGACAGGATTACCCTGGGGGCGCTGATTCTTTCCTTGGGGCTGTTGGTCGATGATGCGATCATCGCCATCGAGATGATGGTGGTCAAAATGGAAGAGGGCCTGGATCGCATCCAGGCTGCTACCTATGCCTGGACATCCACAGCCAGCCCCATGCTTTTCGGCACGCTGGTTACCATCGCCGGTTTCCTGCCGGTTGGTTTTGCCAGATCAACGGCAGGTGAATATGCGGGAGACATCTTCTGGGTCGTAGCATTCTCCCTCATCACCTCGTGGTTTGTCGCCGTGCTCTTTACCCCCTACCTGGGTGTCAAGCTTCTGCCTGACATTAAACCGATTGCCGGAGGGCACGACGCCATCTATGCAACTCCAAATTATCAACGGTTTCGCGGCATTGTACGGAAAGTCGTCGATTATAAATGGCTTGCAGCCGGGGTAACGATTGCTCTTTTTATCTTGTCTGTGGTCGGGATGGGATCGGTGGAGAAACAGTTTTTTCCCAACTCGGATCGCACCGAATTAACGATAGATGTCAACCTTCCTCCCGGCAGTGCCTTTGCGACGACCGAGAGATCAATCAAAAACATTGAAAAAACCATTATGGCCGAACCGGAGGCCCAGGCCGTCACCAGCTATATCGGCCAAGGCATGCCCCGCTTCATCTTGTCGTTGAATTCCGAACTGCCCAACCCGGCCTATGCCCAAATCGTCGTCGCAACCGAAAGCCCGGCGGCACGCGATGCACTGAAAAGCAAGCTTCGCGAGATCATTGCCCAGGGCGCGTTCCCGGAAGCACGTGTCCGGGTGAAACAGTTTGTCTTCGGCCCGCCTGTACCATTTCCGGTGCTCTTTCGGGTCATGGGGCCGGACGAAAACGAGTTGCGCCGGATTGCCCGTGAAACCCGGGCCATTATGGCTGAAAATCCGAATATGCGCGATGTGCATCTGGATTGGGGCGAACGGACGCAAAGCCTACGCCTGGTCCTCGACCAGGATCGCCTTCGCCTGCTCGGCCTCACCCCGCAAGAAACCGGGCTGCAATTACAGGCGATTTTGAATGGTGTGCCCACCACGCAGATGCGCGAAGGCATTCGCACGGTCGACGTGGTGGTTCGCGCTCCCGGCTCCGAGCGCCACAGTCTGGAAGATATCGAAAATATAACCTTAACCACCAGAGACGGGCGCTCGATCCCGCTGTCACAGATTGCCCATCTCGAATCCCGTATGGAGGATGGGCTGCTGAAACGCTACAACCGCGAATCGTATATCGCTGTTCAGGGGGATGTTGTCGATGGGGTCCAGCCTCCGGATGTAACGGCGCAGATTCTCCCCAAACTGACAAGCCTCAAAGCAGTGCTTCCCCCAGGATACCGCATAGAAACAGGTGGTTCCGTGGAAGAAAGCAAAAAGGCCGATACGGCACTGGGGCTGCTTTTCCCGCCGATGGCGCTCCTGATGCTGATCTTCATCATGCTTCAGGTCCGCTCATTCGCCACGATGTTCATGGTGTTCGCCACGGCGCCTCTCGGCTTGGTTGGAGCCGTGCCCACCTTGCTCATTTTTCACCAGGCTTTCGGTTTCAACGCCATTCTGGGATTGATTGGCCTTGCGGGGATCATCATGCGTAACACCCTGATTCTCGTCGATCAGATTCGTCACGATCAGGCAGCGGGACTCAGTGACTACGAGGCCATTGTCGAATCCACCGTCCGTCGCGCACGCCCGGTGGTGCTCACCGCCGTGGCCGCGATGTTTGCCTTTATTCCCCTGACTTTTTCCAGTTTCTGGGGACAACTGGCCTATGTGTTGATCGGCGGAGTCGGAGTCGGAACGATTCTGACCCTGCTCTTTTTGCCGGCTCTTTATGCAATCTGGTTCAAAGTGAAGCAGCCCCTCACCGTTGCTGAAGAAGGAGTCTGGACATGTTCCGCGGAATTGCAATCCTGA
- a CDS encoding PaaI family thioesterase produces MGDLLKIEGQIEFDVVEHVAERVVSEMPIQPGVMNPYGVVHAGAILWLADVTATILALGSSSFPTEGMSGFPLAITLNANFISNQKEGTFRAVASFVKKGKKVNVVRTIVYGKKDRLIADVTTNHVPAK; encoded by the coding sequence ATGGGAGATCTTCTGAAAATTGAAGGACAAATAGAATTCGATGTAGTGGAACACGTGGCTGAGCGGGTTGTTTCCGAAATGCCCATTCAGCCCGGTGTAATGAATCCATATGGTGTTGTTCATGCGGGGGCAATCCTATGGTTGGCGGATGTCACCGCCACCATATTGGCACTGGGCTCATCATCCTTTCCCACGGAAGGCATGTCGGGCTTTCCGCTTGCCATAACGCTGAACGCGAACTTTATCAGCAACCAGAAGGAGGGGACGTTCAGGGCAGTCGCTTCTTTCGTAAAGAAGGGAAAAAAGGTCAATGTCGTGCGAACGATCGTCTACGGCAAGAAAGACCGTTTGATTGCCGATGTGACTACGAACCATGTGCCGGCAAAGTGA
- a CDS encoding DUF3786 domain-containing protein, with protein METSGFGGHRKIYADLLKRLASADIARLAGHLNLPINNTGEAEIPFLGQTYLISNQGVRRRDQRSFPQTTGSVLIHYLLAGSSSRPAGKFVPLAELAGPLFKQSSYSQGALEGPLIKRFQGRIPEFLSIAESIGGLQGGLSGLGSVSVIFDVLPSILLQLIFYDKDDEFPARATVLLDANATQLIDFESLAVLVTIFVRFLTETEGSRLSKTQLEGYVGSPSPDNGKYPINSVRCLQKTEKPGQNFKDGLSPSEYRSRFTGDDDLASSDH; from the coding sequence ATGGAGACCTCAGGATTTGGTGGCCACAGAAAAATCTATGCCGATCTTCTCAAGCGTTTGGCAAGTGCGGATATTGCCAGATTAGCCGGACATCTCAATCTGCCGATTAACAATACCGGGGAAGCCGAGATTCCATTTTTGGGTCAAACGTACCTGATATCCAACCAAGGTGTTCGGAGAAGGGACCAAAGAAGTTTCCCGCAGACCACGGGAAGTGTTTTGATCCACTATTTACTGGCAGGCAGCAGCAGTCGTCCAGCGGGGAAGTTTGTTCCCTTGGCAGAGTTGGCCGGGCCATTATTCAAACAAAGCAGTTATTCCCAAGGTGCCTTAGAAGGCCCTTTAATTAAACGATTCCAGGGACGCATTCCAGAATTTCTATCGATTGCGGAATCTATCGGTGGCCTGCAGGGGGGCCTTTCCGGATTAGGTTCCGTAAGCGTTATTTTTGATGTACTGCCCAGCATATTACTGCAGCTTATCTTCTACGATAAAGACGATGAGTTTCCTGCCCGCGCAACCGTGCTGCTGGATGCTAACGCAACGCAACTCATCGATTTTGAATCCCTGGCAGTCTTGGTAACGATATTTGTTCGATTTTTGACAGAAACTGAAGGTTCCCGTTTATCAAAAACACAGTTGGAGGGTTATGTGGGATCGCCTTCACCCGACAATGGAAAATATCCTATAAATTCTGTGAGATGCCTACAAAAAACCGAAAAACCGGGACAGAATTTTAAAGACGGCCTTTCACCGAGTGAGTATCGAAGTAGATTTACCGGTGATGATGACCTAGCATCCAGCGATCATTGA
- a CDS encoding methyl-accepting chemotaxis protein, with translation MAIIKKARTRLASVGVKILVGVALASNLFIGALLYVHLQSTATVAEKVNEVLAIKENLSANLRMAIVKLQDEFLSLPNFFRIDPKIAIIEAVEEVFQITDRQILKGREAYSHLFNRDERRNLAKNNFIIQTNKDKALRLALGIFDGKGNFQDAVEYLTLAGSNPVEDGQRLRTILDAVVAKSASGADLRQKITELSAKMADAGLAAETTRNEILQHVEEISTMEQDLTALRHEQRQFSLIMAGLAVFANMIVLFFLVRIIVEKPLHTLTDTLDAINSGKSPDMPYKDRQDQIGVLSEAISNFREALLKIRHENERKAHEKVLVDEMFATITEVVNTLDGRAKELVDTANSLQELASFTESRAETVSLRAGETAKHTDDVSASTVCLQSAFQGINAQIQDQNGIVASILESNDRSRQHIAELNTSVRAIGSIIASVEEITDQTKLLALNATIEAARAGAAGQGFAVVAGEIKQLSLKTQQATGDALKKVEAIEKARSVLFTHLQEIDLRMQALNDRTGNIAGAVAKQKAVTDTIADLAARTSENTRKVSMSIAEVSNDAATNRTLAAKVHEYSNEISGRLTNLLQNTTARLEQLGQASTTSTQKVSAAKAESNRPAAATLAKGRPAAAYTLPVSRLSAENLV, from the coding sequence ATGGCAATCATCAAAAAGGCCCGGACCCGACTGGCCAGCGTCGGAGTCAAGATCCTGGTGGGCGTGGCCCTGGCATCCAATCTATTCATCGGCGCACTGCTGTATGTGCACTTGCAATCGACTGCCACCGTTGCCGAAAAAGTCAACGAGGTGCTTGCCATCAAAGAGAATTTGAGCGCCAATCTGCGCATGGCGATCGTCAAACTGCAGGACGAGTTCCTCTCCCTCCCCAACTTCTTCAGGATAGATCCCAAAATTGCCATCATTGAAGCAGTGGAAGAGGTCTTTCAGATAACCGACCGACAAATTCTCAAGGGACGAGAGGCCTATAGCCATCTCTTTAATCGTGATGAACGGCGGAACCTTGCCAAAAACAATTTCATCATCCAGACCAACAAGGACAAGGCCCTGAGATTGGCCTTGGGTATCTTTGACGGCAAGGGCAATTTTCAAGACGCAGTCGAATACCTGACCCTTGCCGGCAGTAATCCCGTCGAAGACGGCCAAAGACTGCGGACGATACTCGATGCGGTTGTTGCGAAATCAGCAAGCGGCGCCGACCTCAGGCAAAAAATAACTGAGCTTAGTGCGAAAATGGCCGATGCCGGCCTGGCCGCCGAGACCACCCGCAACGAAATCCTCCAACATGTTGAAGAAATCAGCACCATGGAGCAGGATCTTACCGCGCTTCGTCACGAGCAGCGGCAATTTTCCCTTATCATGGCAGGTCTTGCCGTCTTCGCCAACATGATTGTCCTGTTTTTCTTGGTGCGAATTATCGTCGAAAAACCGCTGCATACCCTGACGGACACGCTTGACGCCATCAATTCCGGCAAATCCCCGGACATGCCCTACAAGGACCGCCAGGACCAGATCGGCGTCTTATCAGAAGCAATCAGTAATTTTCGTGAGGCACTGCTGAAAATCAGACATGAAAACGAGCGCAAGGCCCACGAGAAGGTGCTGGTTGATGAGATGTTTGCGACCATTACCGAGGTTGTCAACACCCTCGATGGCCGCGCCAAAGAGCTGGTGGACACGGCCAATTCTTTGCAAGAATTGGCAAGTTTCACGGAAAGTCGGGCAGAAACCGTGTCGCTGCGAGCAGGCGAAACAGCCAAACACACCGACGACGTCTCAGCCTCGACGGTTTGTCTGCAGTCGGCCTTTCAGGGCATCAATGCGCAGATCCAGGACCAGAACGGTATTGTCGCTTCAATCCTTGAAAGCAATGACAGGTCCCGGCAGCATATTGCTGAGCTGAACACCTCCGTCAGAGCCATCGGCAGCATAATCGCCTCAGTCGAGGAGATAACCGACCAGACGAAACTGCTTGCGCTCAATGCTACAATTGAGGCCGCGAGAGCAGGAGCCGCCGGACAAGGATTTGCCGTGGTGGCTGGTGAGATAAAACAATTATCTCTGAAAACGCAACAGGCAACAGGTGACGCCCTGAAGAAGGTCGAGGCTATTGAGAAAGCACGCTCCGTGCTGTTCACCCATTTACAGGAAATTGACCTACGAATGCAGGCCCTCAATGATCGAACCGGCAATATCGCCGGGGCGGTTGCCAAACAAAAAGCGGTAACCGACACCATCGCCGACCTGGCCGCTCGCACCTCGGAAAACACCCGCAAGGTCTCGATGAGCATTGCCGAAGTCAGCAATGACGCCGCTACCAACCGCACCCTCGCCGCCAAGGTCCATGAATACTCAAATGAAATTTCCGGCCGGCTGACCAACCTCCTGCAGAACACCACCGCCCGATTGGAACAATTAGGGCAAGCCAGTACAACTTCGACTCAGAAGGTGAGTGCAGCAAAGGCTGAATCCAACCGTCCCGCCGCTGCCACCCTCGCCAAGGGACGCCCTGCTGCGGCGTACACCCTTCCTGTATCGCGTCTTTCTGCAGAAAACCTTGTGTAA
- a CDS encoding EAL and GGDEF domain-containing protein: protein MFVMQLTDQFPRMQADMSEKAPTHRRLVDETLSALLDKNGLTCHFQPIINLPQAGIFAYEALCRTVGPNPFDTIEDLFLQAAVSDKILPLDMRCRQNAMGLAASQGLNDKNALLFINICPTSLLHPDHSAGTTGMLAHKYGIPLHNIVLEITEHEAVSNYNLFRQAIDHYRKKGFRIAIDDFGAGYGGLKMLSVLEPDFVKIDRHFFKERQKCSINFNLIDSIATACHRIGIEVIAEGIETPKDLRICRDIGIDLAQGYLLARPAAELITYDKLDIPLQAKPQKSATNLFDEIMCVGDISTYVAPLAASDRILEALDIFNDNPDMLCLPVVNKGQLCGLLSRRRFMETHMVGRFGYGLSLNYYKKIEEILEDDFLEVPHFLSVEDVARKIHLRSRISVYDDICITRSGKYIGIVAVSAILNAVTENSMMLARGANPLTGLPGNEYIQRKIAKMLSQSIHFDVCYIDLDSFKPFNDCHGFEMGDRVIKAVGDLMVEALAKWEGQSVGFAGHIGGDDFILITRPKNSTTVCQYLIDRFTEKLCLFHSPEECREGSYSSLDRQGNKQQFNLLSLSIGIVSTEIHRINSFAEVSSIATDLKKRAKEIPGSVIVRDRRTPEPGKR from the coding sequence ATGTTTGTTATGCAACTCACCGATCAATTCCCCCGGATGCAAGCGGATATGTCGGAAAAAGCCCCGACCCACAGGCGATTAGTTGACGAAACACTGTCTGCTCTTCTTGACAAGAATGGGCTTACCTGCCATTTCCAGCCCATCATCAACCTGCCGCAAGCGGGTATCTTCGCCTATGAAGCCCTGTGTCGCACCGTCGGGCCAAACCCCTTTGATACTATTGAGGACCTTTTTCTCCAGGCGGCCGTTTCCGACAAGATACTCCCCCTCGATATGCGCTGCCGGCAAAACGCCATGGGCTTAGCAGCAAGCCAGGGCTTAAATGACAAGAATGCCCTGCTTTTTATCAATATCTGCCCAACCAGCCTGCTCCACCCCGACCACAGTGCCGGAACGACGGGGATGCTGGCGCATAAGTACGGCATCCCACTACATAACATCGTCCTGGAGATCACCGAGCATGAAGCGGTGTCCAACTACAATCTGTTCCGCCAGGCGATAGATCATTATCGCAAAAAAGGTTTTCGCATCGCCATCGATGACTTTGGAGCCGGCTATGGCGGGCTGAAGATGCTTTCCGTCCTTGAGCCGGATTTTGTCAAAATCGATCGGCATTTTTTCAAGGAAAGACAGAAATGCAGCATCAACTTCAACCTCATCGACTCCATCGCCACAGCCTGCCACCGCATTGGTATTGAGGTCATCGCCGAAGGCATTGAAACTCCCAAGGATCTGCGGATATGCCGGGACATTGGTATCGATCTGGCGCAGGGATATCTCCTTGCAAGGCCTGCGGCGGAACTCATCACCTATGACAAGCTGGATATTCCCTTGCAGGCCAAGCCGCAAAAATCGGCGACGAACCTCTTTGATGAAATCATGTGCGTCGGCGACATATCGACATATGTTGCGCCTCTTGCCGCCTCGGACCGCATCCTTGAGGCCCTGGACATATTCAACGATAATCCCGATATGTTGTGCCTGCCGGTGGTCAACAAGGGCCAGTTGTGCGGCTTGCTCAGCCGGCGCCGGTTCATGGAAACCCATATGGTCGGGCGATTTGGCTATGGCCTCAGTCTCAACTACTACAAAAAGATAGAAGAAATCCTTGAAGATGATTTCCTTGAGGTCCCCCATTTTTTATCGGTAGAAGACGTCGCCAGAAAGATTCATCTGCGCAGCCGGATCTCGGTCTATGATGATATCTGCATCACCCGCAGCGGCAAGTACATCGGCATTGTCGCGGTCAGCGCCATCCTCAATGCCGTCACGGAAAACAGCATGATGCTCGCCCGCGGCGCCAACCCTTTGACCGGCTTGCCCGGTAATGAATACATCCAGCGGAAAATCGCCAAGATGCTTTCCCAGTCGATCCATTTTGATGTCTGCTACATCGATCTAGACAGCTTCAAACCCTTTAATGACTGCCACGGCTTTGAAATGGGCGACCGGGTCATTAAGGCGGTCGGCGACCTGATGGTTGAGGCCCTGGCGAAATGGGAGGGACAGTCTGTTGGTTTTGCCGGCCATATCGGCGGCGATGACTTCATTCTTATCACCAGACCGAAGAATTCAACCACGGTTTGTCAATATCTCATCGACCGGTTCACGGAAAAGCTCTGTCTCTTCCATTCCCCGGAGGAGTGCCGCGAAGGTTCGTATTCAAGCCTTGATCGCCAGGGCAACAAGCAGCAATTCAACTTGCTGTCCCTGTCGATCGGCATCGTCAGCACCGAAATCCACCGTATCAATTCCTTTGCCGAGGTGTCTTCAATTGCCACTGACCTGAAAAAGAGGGCCAAGGAAATTCCGGGATCGGTAATTGTCCGCGACCGTCGGACACCTGAACCGGGCAAGCGTTAA